A single genomic interval of Rosistilla ulvae harbors:
- a CDS encoding M24 family metallopeptidase yields the protein MQTTTLLAGIPAENASLFHRMPLSVGDPAAWIQVDDETTVIVRDIEVDRARRQLTANHFGSPGEYAPAGGLSPDRATATAQAVAEFLARKKIASIQTDRTLPFIFAWHIQQAGIEIAYNADLGVIDRRSKSDRELECLQTAQEMTQRAMELACRTIAASTANASGQLVHEGELLTSERVKAIAAQFFLEYNFAMEHGSIVATAPEVADCHHAGAGPLRTEVPIVVDLFPRDLSSRYWGDCTRTVVHGQASEEVKHMHAAVVQAKAAATAALRVGNTGDAVHQASTDVLLDRGYPLSRGTVTDHPSIQHGTGHGIGLEIHEPILLDDGGPEILPNEVLTIEPGLYGRSLGGVRVEDMVAATTDGPVVFGTLHQGLDWK from the coding sequence ATGCAAACCACCACGCTGTTAGCCGGAATCCCCGCCGAAAACGCCTCGCTGTTTCACCGCATGCCGTTGTCCGTCGGCGATCCGGCGGCTTGGATCCAAGTCGATGACGAGACGACGGTGATCGTGCGGGACATCGAAGTCGACCGCGCGCGGCGACAACTGACCGCCAACCACTTCGGTTCGCCCGGCGAATACGCTCCCGCCGGTGGGCTGAGTCCCGATCGCGCGACCGCGACGGCTCAAGCAGTTGCCGAGTTCTTGGCTCGCAAAAAGATCGCATCGATTCAAACCGATCGCACACTGCCGTTCATCTTCGCTTGGCACATCCAGCAAGCGGGAATCGAGATCGCTTACAACGCCGACCTGGGCGTGATCGATCGCCGCAGCAAGAGCGACCGCGAGCTGGAGTGTTTGCAAACGGCTCAAGAGATGACGCAGCGGGCGATGGAGTTGGCGTGCCGCACGATCGCCGCAAGCACCGCCAATGCCAGCGGCCAATTGGTGCACGAAGGGGAATTGCTGACCAGCGAACGCGTCAAAGCGATCGCCGCGCAGTTCTTTCTCGAGTACAACTTTGCCATGGAACACGGATCGATCGTCGCGACGGCTCCCGAAGTCGCCGACTGTCACCACGCCGGCGCCGGGCCGCTGAGAACCGAGGTGCCGATCGTCGTCGATCTGTTCCCGCGCGATTTGTCCAGCCGTTACTGGGGCGATTGCACGCGGACTGTCGTTCACGGGCAAGCGTCCGAAGAGGTCAAGCATATGCACGCGGCGGTGGTTCAGGCCAAAGCCGCTGCGACGGCTGCGCTGCGAGTGGGAAACACCGGCGACGCGGTGCACCAAGCGTCGACCGACGTCTTGCTCGACCGCGGTTATCCGCTGTCGCGCGGCACGGTCACCGACCATCCATCGATTCAACATGGCACCGGGCACGGGATCGGGCTGGAGATTCACGAACCAATTCTGTTGGACGACGGCGGCCCGGAGATCCTGCCGAATGAAGTCCTGACGATCGAGCCCGGTTTGTATGGTCGCAGCCTCGGCGGTGTCCGCGTTGAGGACATGGTTGCCGCAACCACCGACGGACCGGTCGTCTTCGGCACGCTGCATCAAGGACTCGATTGGAAGTGA
- a CDS encoding AAA family ATPase codes for MDTPNDDAILASIRTYREALQQTRDLFISSGRQIVDHDAWMLDGGETDFVSQMDDLHSGFIMKVFAVGASSQAANLIEQRQLGRVLLTHLWGKPIMGAQLREAVDWLLDEAENFEWHDLIQPFIVLPPLRDRWGEVMALAIRMANIVAKADGLIGTADTARLRQLQDDLDQAAAQTEAHFAGDSRTEREVVRKVGEDSQRLRKNPEPPLRQAPPAPTASAQAGPTTAGPAAEPEPQLSPEERLQKSLAKLNELIGLENIKEQVSTLTNFLKMEARRVAEGLPTTEPSLHMSFVGNPGTGKTTVARIIADIFGALGVLDKGQLAETDRSGLVAEYAGQTGPKTNAKIDEALDGVLFIDEAYTLIDASGQDQYGREAIQTLLKRMEDQRNRLVVILAGYPNEMNTMIRSNPGLSSRVGTTMEFIDYTPGELSRIFGLMCGKAKYELPSETRRRVLHGLTFLYATRDRHFGNGRTARNAFERTVRRLANRLAGIQEITRELLVTIAPEDIEIPDLSDEQLDALGKLPMNLEVPCDHCQAKQTIADTCLATEVVCTACSKTFEPGWGEPVAEATEAEEPIV; via the coding sequence ATGGACACTCCCAACGACGACGCCATCTTGGCTTCGATCCGCACCTACCGCGAAGCCTTGCAACAGACGCGCGACCTGTTCATCAGCAGCGGTCGTCAGATCGTCGACCACGACGCCTGGATGCTCGACGGTGGCGAGACCGATTTTGTCAGCCAGATGGACGACCTGCACAGCGGATTCATCATGAAAGTCTTCGCCGTCGGTGCCTCCAGCCAAGCGGCCAACCTGATCGAACAGCGGCAACTGGGCCGCGTGCTGCTGACGCATCTGTGGGGCAAACCGATCATGGGGGCACAGTTGCGTGAGGCGGTCGATTGGCTGTTGGATGAAGCCGAGAACTTCGAGTGGCACGACCTGATCCAACCCTTTATCGTCCTGCCGCCGCTGCGCGATCGCTGGGGTGAAGTCATGGCGTTGGCGATCCGGATGGCGAACATCGTCGCCAAAGCGGACGGTTTGATCGGCACCGCCGACACGGCGCGGCTGCGTCAATTACAAGACGATCTCGATCAAGCGGCGGCGCAAACCGAAGCTCATTTTGCTGGCGACAGTCGAACCGAGCGCGAGGTGGTTCGCAAAGTCGGCGAGGACTCGCAGCGGCTGCGCAAAAATCCAGAGCCTCCGCTGCGACAGGCACCGCCAGCGCCGACGGCTTCTGCGCAGGCGGGGCCCACGACGGCCGGGCCGGCTGCCGAACCGGAACCTCAGCTGTCGCCCGAGGAGCGGTTGCAGAAGTCGCTGGCGAAGCTGAACGAGTTGATCGGGCTGGAGAACATCAAAGAACAAGTCTCCACGCTGACGAACTTTTTGAAGATGGAAGCGCGCCGCGTGGCCGAGGGTTTGCCGACGACCGAACCGAGCCTGCACATGTCGTTTGTCGGCAATCCGGGAACCGGCAAGACGACTGTCGCCCGGATCATCGCCGACATCTTTGGAGCTCTTGGCGTATTGGACAAAGGCCAATTGGCCGAGACCGACCGCAGTGGATTGGTCGCCGAATACGCGGGGCAGACCGGTCCCAAGACCAACGCCAAGATCGACGAAGCGCTCGACGGCGTGCTGTTTATCGACGAGGCGTACACGCTGATCGATGCCAGCGGGCAGGATCAATACGGCCGTGAAGCGATCCAAACGCTGCTGAAACGGATGGAGGATCAACGCAATCGATTGGTCGTGATCCTGGCCGGTTATCCCAACGAGATGAACACGATGATCCGGTCCAACCCCGGGCTCAGTTCACGGGTCGGCACGACGATGGAGTTCATCGATTACACGCCGGGCGAATTGAGTCGCATCTTCGGTTTGATGTGTGGCAAGGCGAAGTACGAACTTCCCAGCGAAACCCGACGCCGCGTGCTGCATGGGCTGACGTTCCTGTACGCCACGCGTGACCGACACTTCGGCAACGGCCGAACGGCACGTAACGCTTTCGAGCGAACGGTCCGCCGACTGGCAAATCGACTGGCCGGAATCCAGGAGATCACGCGCGAACTGTTGGTGACGATCGCTCCCGAAGATATCGAGATCCCGGACCTCTCCGACGAACAACTCGACGCATTGGGCAAGCTGCCGATGAACCTGGAAGTGCCGTGCGATCACTGCCAAGCCAAACAAACGATCGCCGACACCTGCTTGGCGACCGAAGTCGTCTGCACCGCGTGCAGCAAGACGTTTGAACCCGGATGGGGCGAACCAGTCGCCGAAGCGACGGAAGCTGAAGAGCCAATCGTTTAA
- a CDS encoding NUDIX hydrolase has product MADRIVFEGIRFNVHEIDVPTADGSPIKRHVARHPGAVVIAPLLDNDRVVLIQNTRATVGKTLMELPAGTREPNEAAEVTAARELIEETGYRAGKLTRALQFYASPGITDELMHLFIAEDLTEGDHAREAGEAIVNRITTWAEIDAMIDRGEFEDGKTLTGLLWVRRWLDRQNR; this is encoded by the coding sequence GTGGCCGACCGCATCGTTTTTGAAGGTATCCGATTTAACGTCCATGAGATCGATGTGCCGACGGCTGACGGCAGCCCGATCAAGCGGCATGTCGCTCGGCATCCCGGCGCGGTGGTGATCGCGCCGCTGTTGGACAACGATCGCGTTGTGTTGATTCAAAACACGCGAGCGACCGTCGGCAAGACGTTGATGGAGTTGCCCGCCGGGACGCGCGAACCCAACGAAGCTGCCGAAGTCACAGCGGCTCGCGAGTTGATCGAAGAGACTGGATATCGCGCTGGCAAACTGACGCGAGCTCTCCAGTTCTACGCTTCGCCAGGGATCACCGACGAATTGATGCATCTGTTTATCGCCGAGGATCTGACCGAAGGGGATCATGCGCGGGAAGCGGGGGAAGCGATCGTGAACCGGATCACCACCTGGGCGGAGATCGACGCGATGATCGATCGCGGCGAATTCGAAGATGGCAAAACGCTGACCGGACTGCTGTGGGTTCGCCGTTGGCTGGACCGCCAAAACCGCTAA